The Changchengzhania lutea genomic sequence CTGGCAATAATATCTTTTGAAATCAATTGCGACCCCATACCAACACAGGTAACACCTGCATCAAACCAGCCTTTTAAATTTTCCGCTGTAGGCGAAACTCCCCCTGTGGGCATAATGCTTGTCCATGGTTGTGGCCCTTTAATGCCTTTTACAAATTTTGGTCCGTACAGATCGCCTGGAAATAATTTGACGATCTCACAGCCTAATTCCTCGGCTCTTGCTATTTCAGTTAAACTACCACAGCCCGGAGACCATAATACTTTTCTACGGTTACAAGCAATAGCAATATCTTCCCTTAATACTGGGGTGACTATAAAATTTGCTCCCAAGGCCATATATAATGAAGCTGCTGCCCCATCGGTTACCGAGCCTACGCCCATGATCATACCCGGTAATTCTTTAATGGCATACTTGGTGAGTTCTCCAAAAACTTCATGAGCGAAATCACCACGTGCCGTGAACTCCATTAAACGTGCCCCACCGTCATAACAGGCTTTTAAAACATTTTTGCTCAGTTCTATATCACTATGGAAAAACAAAGGAATCATCCCTGTGTCTTTCATAGTTTGTGCCACTTCCATTCTTGAAAATTGTGCCATTTTTCTAATTCTTTAATCGTTGATTTGTGTAGTTGCTAAACTGTTAAACCCATAAACGATTCAACAGATCAACATTAATCATATATATTATCTCGCTACGCGTCCTGAAGCATCGCCTCCCATGAGCTTTTCTACTTCTGATACCGTTACTAAATTTGCATCGCCTTTTATCGTGTGTTTTAAACATGAGGCTGCTACCGCAAAATCCAAAGCGTTTTGATCATCTTCCGGATATTTTAACAAGCCATAGATCAAACCTCCCATAAAAGAGTCTCCTCCCCCAACGCGGTCTACAATGTCTGTAATTTGATATTGTCGTGTTTCATACATATCTTTTCCATCGTATAAAACGCCTGCCCAAGTATTGTGTGATGCCGAAATAGAGCCTCTCAAGGTGGTAATGACTTTTTTGGCCCTTGGGAATTTTTCCATCATTTGCTTACAAACCGAAAGAAACGCTTCGGCTTTTACATCATGACCATGTTTGTGAACGTCCAATCCTTCAGGATGAATACCAAAATGCTTTTCGGCGTCTTCTTCATTTCCTAAAATAATATCACAATAAGACGTTATTTCAGTCATTATCTTTTCCCTGTGAGCATCATCACAATATTTCCATAATTTTGCACGATAATTTAAATCTGTAGAAATAGTAATACCTTTTGCGCTTGCGGCTTTAACAGCTTCTAAACAAACATCGGCAGCACCTTGAGAGATCGCAGGAGTAATACCTGTCCAATGAAACCATTCTACACCTTCAAATACAGCATCCCAATCTATCATGCCCGATTCAATTTCTGCTATTGCAGAATGGACCCTATCATATACCACTTTAGACCCTCTAGATACGGCTCCCGTTTCTAAAAAATAGATACCTAAACGGTCTCCACCCCAAACAATTTTATCAACACCAACCCCTCGCTTACGCATTTCCATCATGGCACATTCTCCAATATCATTTTTTGGTAAACGTGTTATAAAATCTACATCAACACCGTAATTTGCTAATGATACTGCTACGTTAGATTCGCCTCCTCCATAAATAACATCAAAATTATTTGCTTGCGAAAATCTTAAAAATCCTTGTGGAGCTAATCTTAACATGATTTCTCCAAACGTGACTACTTTACTCATTTTTATATTTATTAATTTGAAAATTTGAAATATGCTTTTGCATTATTATAGCAAATGTCCTGAACCATTTTTCCTAAAAACTCTATATCATTTGGCACAAGACCTTGATTTACATCTTCAGCTAATAGATTACATAAAATACGCCTAAAATACTCGTGTCTTGGGAATGATAAAAAACTTCTACTGTCTGTTAACATACCAACAAACCGACTTAATAGCCCCATGTTTGATAAGGTA encodes the following:
- a CDS encoding bifunctional 4-hydroxy-2-oxoglutarate aldolase/2-dehydro-3-deoxy-phosphogluconate aldolase, yielding MAQFSRMEVAQTMKDTGMIPLFFHSDIELSKNVLKACYDGGARLMEFTARGDFAHEVFGELTKYAIKELPGMIMGVGSVTDGAAASLYMALGANFIVTPVLREDIAIACNRRKVLWSPGCGSLTEIARAEELGCEIVKLFPGDLYGPKFVKGIKGPQPWTSIMPTGGVSPTAENLKGWFDAGVTCVGMGSQLISKDIIASKDYPKLEQDVKKALAIIKAVRK
- a CDS encoding sugar kinase — translated: MSKVVTFGEIMLRLAPQGFLRFSQANNFDVIYGGGESNVAVSLANYGVDVDFITRLPKNDIGECAMMEMRKRGVGVDKIVWGGDRLGIYFLETGAVSRGSKVVYDRVHSAIAEIESGMIDWDAVFEGVEWFHWTGITPAISQGAADVCLEAVKAASAKGITISTDLNYRAKLWKYCDDAHREKIMTEITSYCDIILGNEEDAEKHFGIHPEGLDVHKHGHDVKAEAFLSVCKQMMEKFPRAKKVITTLRGSISASHNTWAGVLYDGKDMYETRQYQITDIVDRVGGGDSFMGGLIYGLLKYPEDDQNALDFAVAASCLKHTIKGDANLVTVSEVEKLMGGDASGRVAR